From Camarhynchus parvulus chromosome 10, STF_HiC, whole genome shotgun sequence, one genomic window encodes:
- the RAB27A gene encoding ras-related protein Rab-27A — MSDGDYDYLIKFLALGDSGVGKTSLLYQYTDGKFNSKFITTVGIDFREKRVVYRPNGPDGVGGRGQRIHLQLWDTAGQERFRSLTTAFFRDAMGFLLLFDLTNEQSFLNVRNWISQLQMHAYCENPDIVLCGNKSDLEDQRMVKEEDAKELAEKYGIPYFETSAANGNNVSKAIETLLDLIMKRMERCVDKSWIPEGVVRSNGHSSTEQLNEEQEKGRCGC, encoded by the exons ATGTCTGATGGGGACTACGATTACCTCATAAAATTCCTAGCACTTGGTGATTCTGGAGTAGGAAAGACCAGCCTTCTTTACCAATATACAGATGGCAAATTTAATTCCAAATTCATCACAACGGTGGGCATTGACTTTCGGGAAAAGAGAGTG GTGTATAGACCCAATGGGCCGGATGGTGTTGGTGGCAGAGGACAGAGGATCCATCTTCAGctctgggacactgcagggcaggaaag GTTTCGTAGCTTGACTACAGCTTTCTTCAGAGATGCCATGGGGTTTCTTCTGCTCTTTGATCTGACAAATGAGCAAAGCTTTCTGAATGTCAGGAACTGGATAa GTCAGCTACAAATGCATGCCTACTGTGAAAACCCAGACATTGTGTTATGTGGAAACAAGAGTGACCTGGAGGACCAAAGGATGGTGAAGGAAGAAGATGCTAAGGAACTTGCAGAAAAATATGG AATCCCATATTTTGAAACCAGTGCAGCAAATGGGAATAATGTAAGCAAAGCCATTGAAACTCTGCTTGACCTCATTATGAAGCGCATGGAACGATGTGTGGATAAATCCTGGATCCCTGAAGGGGTGGTGCGCTCCAATGGGCACAGCTCTACGGAACAACTGAATGAGGAGCAAGAAAAAGGCAGATGTGGCTGTTAG